Within the Candidatus Terasakiella magnetica genome, the region GCAGCACATTCTGACATATTTTTGAAGAAAAGGTCTTTTACTTCTTCAGAGTCACCCTTGAGAGTGTAGACAATTTATCTTTATCTACCTGACGTAGCAGAACCTGAATGTGGGAAATTATGAAACTGTTTCACAATTTATAATCCGTATCTAATGTATACATACTTCCTAACAGACATGAAATGCCTATTGTT harbors:
- a CDS encoding FliG C-terminal domain-containing protein codes for the protein MVYTLKGDSEEVKDLFFKNMSECAAKMMGKDLEGHRACSVA